TGCGCGCCCCCGGCAACGCGGCCCCGCTGCACCTAGAGCTGCTCACGGTAGGCGGCGAGTCGTTCCTGATTCGTTAGCGACCACATAACGCACTGGCAGTGAAGAAGCTGCCTCCGATAATCTGCCATCCGCAAAGGCCATTCTGCTGCATGATTCCAGGCGTAGAATGGCCTTTTTGCTGCTAGGCTGAAGCTTATTTTAGGCTGAGCCGTAGGCAGTAGCGCCATTTGGTTTCATTTTGCCTTTCTCAGCTGGCGTTATGCCCGACCCCAAACCTGCTGCCGAACAAAACGCCTCGCTCGACCTAGCCAATGACCCCAAGAAGGGCAGCATTCGGGCGCTGCGGGCGCTCAATTTCTTCATTGCCGACGTGCAGAACGGCATGGGACCCTACATGGCGCTCTTTCTGCAATCGAGCGTGCATTGGGGGCCGGCCCGGATTGGCTCGGCGCTGGCCGTCGGCAATATTGCCCAGGTGCTGGCCCAAACGCCGGCCGGCGTGCTCATCGACCGCCTGCGCCCGAAGCGGGCGCTGCTGCTCGTGGGTATCGGGTTTATTGCGTTGGCGGTGATAGCCACGGCATTTTTAACCACCGAGCCTGTGGTAATGAGCGGGCAGGCGCTCATCGGCGTGGCCGGGGCCATTTTTCCGCTTTGCCTGTCAGCAATCGCGCTCGGGCTGGTGGGGCGGCAGAAGTTTGACCGGGCGCAGGGCACCAACCAGGCCTTCAATGCGGCGGGCAATATGTTTGCGGCGCTGGCGCTGGGCGCCGTGGGCTACTATTTCAGCCTGCGCTGGATGTTCTACTTCGTGGGCATCTTGTGCGTGGGCGCGGTGCTGTGCGTGCTGCGCATCAAGGCCGACGATATCGACTTCGACCAGGCGCGCGGCGCCGACAAGGGCGCCGATGACGCGGCCGCCCCCAGCGGCAGCGTTTGGGAGGGCATCAGGGAGCTACTATACTGCTTCCGCGACTTGCTGAAGCAAAAGCCGGTGGTTGTTTTTCTGATTTCGGCGGTCATCTTCCACTTCGCCAATGCCGCGATGGTGCCCCTCGTAACGCAGCTGCTGGCCACGGGCGTGGGCACCAAGCAGGCGGTGCTATTCACCTCGGGCTACATGGTGGCCTCGCAGCTGGTGTTTATGGTGGTAGCGGCGGCCAGTGGCCGGCTAGCCGGTAAGCTGGGGCGTAAGCCGCTGTTTCTCTTTGGGTTTGCGGCGCTGGCGGCGCGGGGCGTACTCTACACGCTCAGCCATCACCCGGCCGCGCTCATCGCCGTGCAGTGCATGGATGGGCTGGGCGCCGGCATTTTCGGCGTGGTGGGCGTGCTTATCATCGCCGACCTTACCAAGGGCACCGGCCGCTTCAACGCCGCGCAGGGCGCCATCGCCACGGCCCAGGGCATCGGGGCTTTTTTGAGTAATTCGGTGGCGGGCTACCTGGCTAAAAACCAAGGCGATAATTTCGCTTTTCTCACGCTGGCCAGCATCGCGGCGGTGGGCTTGGTCGTGTTTTGGGTCTTTATGCCGGAAACGCGCGCCAGCGCCCCCGTTAGCTAAGCGGCCCGACTTTTGAGCCGCCGCCGGCTTAAATACGCGGCGCTCGTGCCGAACTTCGCCGCGCGCGGTGCTTCGTCGGTGGCCTTGGCTAGCCCGGCGCGGCCCGCGCGCTCCGCTTATGCTG
The genomic region above belongs to Hymenobacter sp. BRD128 and contains:
- a CDS encoding MFS transporter, with product MPDPKPAAEQNASLDLANDPKKGSIRALRALNFFIADVQNGMGPYMALFLQSSVHWGPARIGSALAVGNIAQVLAQTPAGVLIDRLRPKRALLLVGIGFIALAVIATAFLTTEPVVMSGQALIGVAGAIFPLCLSAIALGLVGRQKFDRAQGTNQAFNAAGNMFAALALGAVGYYFSLRWMFYFVGILCVGAVLCVLRIKADDIDFDQARGADKGADDAAAPSGSVWEGIRELLYCFRDLLKQKPVVVFLISAVIFHFANAAMVPLVTQLLATGVGTKQAVLFTSGYMVASQLVFMVVAAASGRLAGKLGRKPLFLFGFAALAARGVLYTLSHHPAALIAVQCMDGLGAGIFGVVGVLIIADLTKGTGRFNAAQGAIATAQGIGAFLSNSVAGYLAKNQGDNFAFLTLASIAAVGLVVFWVFMPETRASAPVS